In Halanaeroarchaeum sp. HSR-CO, one DNA window encodes the following:
- a CDS encoding LAGLIDADG family homing endonuclease produces MAEVRDQELVDRFETFYRRYYADEIAELARGYPRERKSLEIDWEDLFRFDPDFADDVVSYPDRFRDAAEEALRLYDLPVDVSLAQAHVRIQNLGEVTEIREIRSDHINTLVSVRGIVRKATNVRPKIQEATFVCQRCGAETIVPQTDAGFQDPYQCESCERQGPFQLDAEDSEFVDAQKLRVQESPEGLGGGETPQAVDMNVEDDLTGEVTPGDHVVATGILRLDQGKENSDSPIFDVYLEGVSLDVEDEEFEEMDITEADKREIIELSETEDLYEQIVDSLAPAIYGYEQAKLAMALQLFSGVTKHLPDGSRIRGDLHMLLIGDPGTGKCVAGNTNVTLADGTRRPIRDIVEAELDDPKPVDDGVYQEVDIPLPTMDATGDLRIGRATKVWKREAPDQLYRIHLADGTSLEVTPSHPLFVRRNGGPEAAKAENLSEGIVVATANPVAVDGGSMVADPVQENDNGQLRRTASKRSREVAGLPTSVGWTKIDDIETVAPENEWVYDLEVEGTHNYLTEHVVSHNSQLLQYIRNIAPRSVYTSGKGSSSAGLTAAAVRDDFGDGQQWTLEAGALVLADQGIAAVDELDKMRPEDRSAMHEALEQQSYHPNSEILLADGRRVEIGSLVDERMAASPNEVVDGVDCEILPVDDVRVHSVDMETNDVSKVPVDRVSRHDAPDQFVRVTFSNGRSVLVTPEHPMFVAGEEGVGTVEARSLGTGAFVPAPRKLPNSSVPISLDGEPHIGKEKDIDLPHEMSDDLAEILGFLVAEGHSYAGSSHEIGFSNQDERLLARMDSLFHTVFGMESTNTTNSAGTVTQRWVSTKLYRWFEQNFPKLMEKARKKRIPDAILGGSEEEIRRFLVGAFAGDGGVESEAMAFSTASPDLAEDYADALAKIGVASRIHYSKTEDSWKTYVMGDSTERFVEHVVEPTDDRFEKARAFVDRSLETKRHHDVLPTSAARELRSLKRLLGVSLTGKFRPHLDNDYGVRIETIEAELDALWSRATEVRDTLEDTTTLSEVRSVIGWSGRALADRLDGVTTSAIHYAEEGGYDVDHRNRLIARAKSAIRDALSEFESRAAVLQAKTDLRYYRVTDVETVPNEGEYETDWVYDVTVEPTNTFVSQGVVLHNSISISKAGINATLKARCSLLGAANPKYGRFDQYESIGEQIDLEPALISRFDLIFTITDQPDAERDAELANHILQTNYAGELNTHRSNVTTSNVSDEEVEGATEEVEPAIDAELLRKYVAYSRRTTFPTMTPEARSTIEDFYVDLRSKGQDEDAPVPVTARKLEALVRLAEASARVRLSDTVEKADAERVIEIVRTSLQAVGVDPETDQYDADVIETGTSKSQRDRIKNIKHLIEDIESEFDEGAPVDEVLARAEEVGMERSKAEHEIEKLKQRGEVYEPSTDHLRTT; encoded by the coding sequence ATGGCCGAGGTTCGCGACCAGGAACTCGTCGACCGATTCGAGACGTTCTATCGGCGGTACTACGCCGACGAGATCGCCGAACTCGCGCGGGGCTACCCACGCGAGCGCAAGTCCCTGGAGATCGACTGGGAGGACCTCTTCCGGTTCGACCCGGACTTCGCGGACGACGTCGTCAGCTATCCCGACCGGTTCCGCGACGCCGCCGAGGAGGCCCTCCGTCTCTACGACCTCCCCGTGGACGTCTCGCTCGCGCAGGCACACGTCCGCATCCAGAACCTCGGCGAGGTAACCGAGATCCGGGAGATCCGCTCGGATCACATCAACACGCTCGTGAGCGTCCGTGGTATCGTCCGCAAGGCCACCAACGTCCGCCCGAAGATCCAGGAGGCGACGTTCGTCTGCCAGCGCTGTGGCGCGGAGACGATCGTCCCCCAGACCGACGCCGGCTTCCAGGACCCCTACCAGTGCGAGTCCTGCGAGCGCCAGGGCCCTTTCCAGCTCGACGCCGAGGATTCCGAGTTCGTCGACGCGCAGAAACTCCGGGTCCAGGAGAGTCCCGAGGGACTGGGCGGCGGCGAGACGCCCCAGGCCGTGGACATGAACGTCGAGGACGACCTCACGGGCGAGGTCACGCCCGGCGACCACGTCGTCGCGACGGGCATCCTCCGTCTCGACCAGGGCAAGGAGAACTCCGACTCCCCCATCTTCGACGTCTACCTCGAGGGCGTCTCCCTCGACGTCGAGGACGAGGAGTTCGAGGAGATGGACATCACGGAGGCCGACAAGCGCGAGATCATCGAGCTCTCCGAGACCGAGGACCTCTACGAACAGATCGTCGACTCCCTGGCCCCCGCCATCTACGGCTACGAGCAGGCCAAACTCGCGATGGCCCTGCAGCTGTTCTCCGGAGTCACCAAGCACCTCCCCGACGGCTCCCGGATCCGTGGCGACCTACACATGCTCTTGATCGGGGACCCTGGTACGGGGAAGTGTGTCGCTGGGAACACGAACGTAACTCTCGCCGACGGAACCCGGCGACCGATTCGTGATATTGTAGAAGCTGAACTGGACGATCCGAAACCGGTCGACGACGGCGTCTATCAGGAGGTGGACATCCCACTTCCGACGATGGATGCCACGGGTGACCTGCGCATCGGCCGAGCGACGAAGGTCTGGAAGCGGGAGGCACCCGACCAGCTGTATCGTATCCATCTTGCCGACGGGACCTCGCTAGAGGTCACTCCGTCTCATCCGCTGTTCGTCAGGCGGAATGGTGGCCCGGAGGCCGCCAAAGCCGAAAATCTGTCAGAGGGTATCGTCGTTGCGACTGCGAACCCTGTCGCGGTCGACGGTGGATCAATGGTTGCCGATCCGGTGCAGGAGAATGATAACGGTCAACTGCGACGAACTGCGTCGAAACGGTCACGCGAAGTGGCCGGACTACCAACGTCCGTCGGTTGGACGAAAATTGACGACATCGAGACCGTCGCCCCAGAGAACGAGTGGGTGTACGACCTGGAGGTCGAGGGTACGCACAACTACCTCACGGAACACGTCGTCTCGCACAACTCACAGCTACTTCAGTACATCCGAAACATCGCGCCCCGTTCGGTGTACACCTCCGGCAAGGGCAGCAGTTCGGCCGGGTTGACGGCCGCGGCGGTCCGCGACGACTTCGGCGACGGGCAGCAGTGGACCCTCGAAGCGGGGGCGCTCGTCCTCGCCGACCAGGGCATCGCGGCTGTCGACGAATTGGATAAGATGCGGCCGGAAGATCGGTCGGCAATGCACGAAGCGCTAGAACAGCAGTCCTATCACCCTAATTCGGAGATATTGCTGGCCGATGGGAGGCGTGTGGAAATCGGCTCACTCGTCGACGAGCGGATGGCTGCGTCGCCAAACGAGGTCGTCGATGGCGTGGACTGTGAGATTCTTCCCGTCGATGACGTTCGGGTTCACTCCGTCGACATGGAGACGAACGACGTCTCGAAGGTTCCAGTGGACCGCGTCAGCCGACACGATGCACCGGACCAGTTCGTTCGGGTGACGTTCTCGAATGGGCGAAGCGTCCTCGTCACTCCCGAACATCCGATGTTCGTCGCTGGCGAGGAGGGCGTTGGAACAGTCGAAGCGCGCTCCTTAGGTACGGGGGCGTTCGTCCCTGCCCCAAGGAAACTTCCCAACTCATCGGTCCCCATATCGCTGGACGGCGAGCCACACATTGGTAAAGAGAAGGACATCGACCTGCCCCACGAAATGTCAGACGACCTGGCAGAGATTCTGGGATTCCTCGTGGCAGAAGGACACTCGTACGCCGGTTCGTCTCACGAGATTGGTTTCTCTAACCAGGATGAGCGGCTTTTGGCCCGGATGGACTCGCTATTCCACACGGTCTTCGGGATGGAGAGCACGAATACGACGAACAGTGCAGGGACTGTCACCCAACGGTGGGTCTCTACCAAGCTCTATCGCTGGTTCGAGCAGAATTTCCCGAAATTGATGGAGAAGGCTCGGAAAAAGCGCATTCCCGACGCTATTCTCGGTGGGTCCGAAGAGGAAATCCGCCGTTTCCTCGTCGGTGCGTTCGCGGGTGACGGGGGTGTCGAAAGCGAGGCAATGGCATTTTCGACTGCTTCTCCGGATCTCGCAGAGGATTATGCAGATGCCCTAGCCAAAATCGGTGTAGCCTCGCGGATTCATTACAGCAAGACCGAAGATTCGTGGAAGACGTACGTTATGGGCGACTCCACTGAACGATTCGTCGAACACGTAGTGGAACCAACCGATGATCGTTTCGAAAAGGCACGAGCGTTCGTCGACCGTAGTCTCGAAACGAAGCGACACCACGACGTTCTTCCAACGAGTGCGGCGAGAGAACTTCGCTCGTTAAAGCGATTGTTGGGCGTCAGTTTGACCGGGAAATTCCGACCGCATCTTGACAACGATTACGGCGTACGAATCGAGACTATAGAGGCCGAGCTAGACGCGTTATGGTCGAGGGCTACAGAGGTTCGTGACACACTCGAAGACACTACCACTCTGTCCGAGGTCCGCTCGGTTATTGGGTGGTCTGGTCGTGCGCTCGCGGACCGGCTCGATGGAGTGACGACGAGCGCGATTCACTACGCCGAAGAGGGAGGCTACGATGTCGACCATCGAAACCGGCTAATCGCACGGGCAAAAAGTGCGATTCGGGACGCCCTTTCCGAGTTCGAATCGCGGGCCGCCGTTCTCCAGGCAAAGACCGATCTCAGGTACTATCGCGTAACGGACGTAGAAACGGTACCGAACGAAGGCGAGTACGAGACTGACTGGGTGTACGACGTCACTGTGGAACCGACGAATACGTTCGTGAGCCAGGGCGTCGTTCTCCACAACTCCATCAGCATCAGCAAGGCCGGCATCAACGCCACCCTGAAAGCACGCTGTTCGCTCCTTGGCGCCGCGAACCCGAAGTACGGCCGTTTCGATCAGTACGAGTCGATCGGCGAGCAGATCGACCTCGAACCGGCGCTCATCTCGCGGTTCGACCTCATCTTCACCATCACCGACCAGCCTGACGCCGAACGCGACGCCGAACTGGCCAACCACATCCTGCAGACCAACTACGCCGGCGAGTTGAACACCCACCGCTCGAACGTGACGACCTCGAACGTCTCCGACGAGGAGGTGGAGGGGGCGACCGAGGAGGTCGAACCGGCCATCGACGCCGAACTCCTCCGGAAGTACGTCGCCTACTCCCGGCGCACCACCTTCCCGACGATGACGCCGGAGGCGCGCTCGACCATCGAGGACTTCTACGTCGACCTGCGCTCGAAGGGCCAGGACGAGGACGCACCGGTCCCGGTCACCGCCCGGAAACTCGAGGCGCTGGTGCGGTTGGCCGAGGCGAGCGCGCGGGTTCGCCTCTCCGATACGGTCGAGAAGGCCGACGCCGAGCGGGTCATCGAGATCGTCCGCACCTCCCTGCAGGCGGTGGGCGTCGACCCCGAGACCGACCAGTACGACGCGGACGTCATCGAGACGGGGACCTCGAAATCACAGCGCGACCGCATCAAGAACATCAAACACCTCATCGAGGACATCGAATCCGAGTTCGACGAGGGGGCGCCGGTCGACGAGGTGCTCGCCCGGGCCGAGGAGGTCGGTATGGAACGCAGCAAAGCCGAACACGAGATCGAGAAGCTGAAACAGCGCGGCGAGGTCTACGAACCCAGCACCGACCACCTGCGGACGACCTGA
- a CDS encoding transcription initiation factor IIB family protein gives MSATNANSCPECSGPLQTDQTETVCKQCGLVVAEDRIDHGPEWRSFSDGPNRERTGAPLTRSRHDRGLSTEIGRSSRLKGRKRRRVARMRTQHDRSRVSSTAERNQIYAFTEIRRLTGALSLPRSVRDQACVLFDSAQDDDLLRGRSLEGFAAATVYAVCRTNGLARTMGEIADAARAAERELQIAYDAMNRELGLQTGPIRPRTYLPRFASDLDLSAAVERDARSILEAGSRAVGGRNPGGVAAAGLYLAAEDTDEQITQAAAADAAGVSAVTVRSAIDALRD, from the coding sequence ATGAGTGCGACCAACGCGAACTCGTGCCCGGAGTGCTCCGGGCCGTTGCAGACGGACCAGACCGAGACGGTGTGCAAGCAGTGCGGCCTCGTCGTGGCGGAGGACCGCATCGACCACGGCCCGGAGTGGCGAAGTTTCTCTGACGGTCCGAACCGCGAACGGACCGGAGCGCCGCTGACCCGGTCCCGTCACGACCGCGGCCTGTCCACGGAGATCGGCCGATCGAGTCGGCTGAAGGGACGCAAACGGCGACGGGTCGCCCGGATGCGGACCCAGCACGACCGCTCTCGGGTCTCTTCGACCGCCGAGCGCAACCAGATATACGCCTTCACCGAGATTCGTCGGTTGACCGGAGCGCTCTCGCTCCCGCGAAGCGTCCGCGATCAGGCCTGTGTCCTCTTCGACTCGGCACAGGACGACGACCTCCTGCGAGGGCGGTCCCTCGAGGGGTTCGCCGCGGCGACCGTCTACGCGGTCTGCCGGACGAACGGGCTGGCGCGAACGATGGGTGAGATAGCGGACGCCGCCCGCGCGGCGGAGCGGGAACTCCAGATCGCCTACGACGCGATGAACCGGGAGCTCGGGCTGCAGACCGGACCGATCCGGCCGCGTACGTACCTCCCCCGGTTCGCCTCCGACCTCGACCTCTCGGCCGCCGTCGAACGCGACGCTCGGTCGATTCTCGAGGCTGGCAGTAGGGCAGTCGGCGGCCGAAATCCCGGCGGCGTCGCTGCAGCGGGCCTCTACCTGGCAGCCGAAGACACGGACGAACAGATCACACAGGCTGCAGCGGCCGATGCGGCCGGCGTGAGCGCAGTCACCGTTCGAAGCGCGATCGACGCGTTACGCGACTGA
- a CDS encoding HIT family protein, protein MSKCIFCAIADGEADARIVAETSEAPRASNRSSAERSSANHSSGQSPREDGEVAETNDAIAFLDANPLAPGHTLVIPKDHHETLGDLPPEAGEAVFSLLHELVPVIEEAVDADASTVAFNNGRAAGQEVDHVHGHIVPRFEGDGGGPIHGVVGSRPDLNESAMDDIAARIAGRVDE, encoded by the coding sequence ATGTCGAAGTGCATCTTCTGTGCCATCGCCGACGGTGAGGCGGACGCACGCATCGTCGCAGAGACCAGCGAGGCGCCACGCGCCTCGAATCGGAGTAGCGCGGAGCGAAGCTCCGCGAACCATTCGAGCGGGCAAAGCCCGCGAGAAGACGGCGAAGTCGCGGAGACGAACGACGCCATCGCGTTCCTCGACGCAAATCCACTCGCGCCCGGGCACACGCTCGTCATCCCGAAGGACCACCACGAGACGCTGGGCGACCTCCCCCCAGAAGCGGGCGAGGCCGTCTTCTCGCTCCTCCACGAACTGGTCCCGGTAATCGAGGAGGCCGTCGACGCGGACGCGTCGACCGTCGCGTTCAACAACGGTCGCGCCGCCGGCCAGGAGGTCGACCACGTCCACGGCCACATCGTTCCACGGTTCGAGGGGGACGGTGGCGGACCGATCCACGGCGTCGTCGGGTCGCGACCCGACCTGAACGAGTCGGCGATGGACGACATCGCAGCGCGTATCGCTGGTCGCGTCGACGAGTAG
- a CDS encoding P-loop NTPase — MILSVSSGKGGVGKSTVSLALGDVLDAVVVDGDVTMADLPAGAGPTLTDVLAGSVRPAEAVRDDWAVSVLPAGRSLASARAIDMAALTDVITRLDEEYGTVVVDGPAGLGADAALPMTVADAAVLVTTPATAAIADAVRTRALARELEAGVGAVVLNRVRERRPPVEKRLGGPVVSIPESTAVARATTRGLPLTLAAPESTPAERIRSLGRRVSRVTRRSRFER; from the coding sequence GTGATCCTCAGCGTCAGCAGCGGGAAGGGTGGCGTGGGGAAGTCCACCGTCTCGCTCGCGCTGGGCGACGTCCTCGACGCGGTGGTCGTCGACGGCGACGTCACCATGGCCGACCTGCCCGCCGGTGCCGGGCCGACGCTCACGGACGTGCTCGCCGGGAGTGTGCGACCCGCCGAGGCGGTTCGCGATGACTGGGCCGTCTCGGTCCTCCCCGCCGGTCGCTCGCTCGCGAGTGCGCGAGCGATCGATATGGCGGCACTTACCGACGTCATCACGCGCCTCGACGAGGAGTACGGGACGGTCGTCGTCGACGGCCCCGCCGGGCTGGGAGCGGACGCTGCCCTGCCGATGACGGTCGCCGACGCCGCCGTGCTCGTCACGACGCCGGCGACGGCGGCCATCGCGGACGCGGTCCGGACGCGGGCGCTGGCCCGCGAACTCGAGGCCGGCGTCGGCGCCGTGGTGCTCAATCGGGTCCGGGAGCGTCGGCCGCCGGTCGAGAAACGCCTGGGCGGTCCGGTCGTGTCCATCCCCGAATCGACGGCCGTCGCGAGGGCGACGACCCGGGGACTCCCGCTGACGCTGGCCGCTCCCGAGAGTACCCCAGCAGAACGGATCCGATCGCTCGGTCGCCGCGTCAGTCGCGTAACGCGTCGATCGCGCTTCGAACGGTGA
- a CDS encoding ParA family protein encodes MHVRTAALVGAAGGAGTTRTAVELAGTLARADRSVLVFDLDFATQGLSQSVGGRIDPDVTAVLTEDETSVTDAAISWTVPGDGQLHVLPAFAPFVDVATAKTPEVAEGVGDVLREATATYDHILLDVPPVVSNQAIAGVDVADRVAAVFPPTDRGIDSLQRTKGRLEDVGSPLDLAIAARTAESAAPADADAIIPELPPKPAPDRPTTIGGGDDAVARVAETAARLFDIDLEIGADGDGPSIVDRALEKVS; translated from the coding sequence ATGCACGTACGCACTGCCGCGCTCGTCGGCGCCGCCGGCGGCGCCGGGACGACGCGGACTGCCGTCGAGCTGGCGGGTACACTCGCCCGCGCCGACCGCTCGGTCCTCGTCTTCGACCTGGACTTCGCCACGCAGGGGCTCTCGCAGTCTGTCGGTGGTCGCATCGACCCCGACGTCACCGCGGTCCTCACCGAGGACGAGACGTCCGTCACCGACGCAGCGATATCGTGGACGGTGCCGGGCGACGGTCAACTCCACGTGCTGCCGGCGTTCGCACCGTTCGTCGACGTCGCCACCGCGAAGACTCCGGAGGTCGCGGAGGGGGTAGGCGACGTCCTCCGGGAGGCGACGGCCACGTACGACCATATCCTCCTCGACGTGCCCCCGGTCGTCTCGAATCAGGCCATCGCCGGGGTCGACGTTGCCGACCGGGTGGCTGCCGTGTTTCCACCGACGGACCGGGGGATCGACTCGCTCCAGCGGACGAAGGGGCGCCTCGAAGACGTCGGATCGCCCCTGGATCTGGCCATCGCCGCCCGGACCGCCGAGTCGGCCGCGCCGGCAGACGCGGACGCGATCATCCCCGAACTGCCACCGAAACCGGCACCAGACCGGCCGACGACGATCGGTGGCGGTGACGACGCCGTCGCGAGGGTCGCCGAGACGGCCGCTCGACTCTTCGATATCGATCTCGAGATCGGGGCCGATGGAGACGGTCCCTCGATCGTCGACCGGGCGCTCGAGAAGGTATCCTGA
- the hisI gene encoding phosphoribosyl-AMP cyclohydrolase: MSAFAVDIEFDEDGLVPVVAQDVDTEEVLMVAYATREAVERTQETGRAHYYSRSRQELWEKGATSGNSQAVDEIRVDCDGDTLLYRVHQEGGACHTGHRSCFYRTLDGENVGELVFDPDDVY; this comes from the coding sequence ATGTCCGCGTTCGCGGTCGATATCGAGTTCGACGAGGACGGCCTGGTACCGGTCGTCGCCCAGGACGTCGACACCGAGGAGGTGTTGATGGTCGCGTACGCCACCCGCGAGGCGGTGGAACGCACGCAGGAGACTGGTCGAGCCCACTACTACTCCCGGAGCAGACAGGAACTCTGGGAGAAGGGGGCGACCAGCGGGAACAGCCAGGCGGTTGACGAGATTCGGGTCGATTGCGACGGCGATACGCTTCTCTACCGCGTCCACCAGGAGGGCGGCGCCTGTCACACCGGCCACCGCTCGTGTTTCTACCGCACCCTCGACGGTGAGAACGTCGGCGAACTCGTCTTCGACCCAGACGATGTCTACTGA
- a CDS encoding ATPase domain-containing protein, with amino-acid sequence MRVPTGCRGMDRLLDGGVPANRLYVISGPPGSGKTTFASQFITEGARNDETSLYITMHETREELIQDMASFEFGFEQAITAKNARFLNLTSEKARMSLTKYGTEGGLTNRVAAMIEEIGVDRAVIDSTMLLTHFVEDPDNALTEFATRLKQTDATIILISEMTDPSAYSAEHFLAHGVIFFHNFMEAGGMQRAVQVIKMRGTDIDCDMHAVSFSSGGIAVHPDQKVDQVR; translated from the coding sequence ATGCGCGTGCCAACGGGGTGTCGAGGGATGGACCGGTTGCTGGATGGAGGGGTGCCCGCGAACCGACTGTACGTCATCAGCGGGCCGCCGGGAAGCGGCAAGACGACGTTCGCCTCGCAGTTCATCACCGAAGGGGCCCGCAACGACGAGACGAGCCTCTACATCACGATGCACGAGACGCGCGAGGAGTTGATCCAGGACATGGCCTCCTTCGAGTTCGGCTTCGAGCAGGCCATCACGGCGAAGAACGCGCGCTTTCTCAACCTCACCTCGGAGAAGGCGCGGATGTCGCTCACCAAGTACGGGACCGAGGGGGGCCTGACGAACCGCGTCGCCGCGATGATCGAGGAGATCGGTGTGGATCGGGCCGTCATCGACTCGACGATGTTGCTCACCCACTTCGTCGAGGATCCGGACAACGCCCTCACCGAGTTCGCCACCCGCCTGAAACAGACCGACGCCACCATCATCCTGATCTCCGAGATGACCGACCCCTCGGCGTACTCGGCCGAGCACTTCCTCGCCCACGGCGTCATCTTCTTCCACAACTTCATGGAGGCTGGGGGGATGCAACGTGCAGTCCAGGTCATCAAGATGCGAGGAACCGACATCGACTGCGACATGCACGCCGTCTCCTTCTCGTCGGGTGGTATCGCCGTCCACCCCGATCAGAAGGTCGACCAGGTGCGGTAG